In Alteromonas sp. V450, the following proteins share a genomic window:
- a CDS encoding NADH:flavin oxidoreductase/NADH oxidase, which translates to MTALFEQFSLKDVTLRNRIAVPPMCQYSAEDGFTNQWHEANYQSFARGGAGLVIVEATAVSPEGRITPNCLGIWKDEHVSGLKNIAERIKSQGAVAGIQIAHAGRKASANRPWEGDDHIQPSEEKGWQPIGPSAEAFGAHLPVTPTEMTKADIERVKADFVKGAERALEAGYEWLELHFAHGYLAQSFFSKHANKRTDEYGGDAQGRGRFLLETLSAVREVWPENLPLTVRFGVIEYDGEDEQTLSESIELIKQFKEIGADFVSVSVGFNTPEANIPWGPAFLAPIAKRVRDEAGIPVATAWGVDTPELANETIKNQQLDVVMVGRMHLTNPHWTYYAAKQLGVEKPSWVMPAPYAHWLERYAPSDER; encoded by the coding sequence ATGACTGCACTATTTGAACAGTTTTCGTTAAAAGACGTAACGCTTCGCAATCGAATTGCCGTACCTCCTATGTGCCAATATTCGGCAGAAGACGGCTTTACAAACCAGTGGCATGAAGCTAACTATCAGTCGTTCGCCCGCGGTGGCGCAGGACTTGTTATCGTTGAAGCAACAGCAGTCTCTCCAGAGGGTCGCATTACCCCTAATTGCTTAGGCATTTGGAAAGACGAACACGTCAGTGGCTTAAAGAACATCGCAGAGCGCATTAAAAGCCAAGGCGCGGTTGCCGGAATTCAAATCGCTCACGCAGGGCGAAAAGCCAGTGCTAACCGACCTTGGGAGGGCGATGACCACATTCAGCCAAGTGAAGAAAAGGGCTGGCAGCCTATAGGCCCTTCCGCAGAAGCGTTTGGCGCTCACTTACCAGTAACGCCTACCGAAATGACTAAAGCCGACATTGAGCGCGTTAAGGCTGACTTCGTTAAGGGCGCCGAACGCGCACTAGAAGCTGGGTATGAATGGCTTGAACTCCATTTCGCACATGGTTATTTAGCCCAAAGCTTTTTCTCGAAACACGCGAATAAACGCACCGACGAATACGGCGGTGATGCTCAAGGTCGCGGACGCTTCTTACTTGAGACACTAAGCGCAGTGCGTGAAGTATGGCCAGAAAACCTGCCACTAACCGTACGTTTTGGCGTTATCGAATACGACGGTGAAGACGAGCAAACACTTAGCGAATCTATTGAGCTTATAAAACAGTTTAAAGAAATTGGTGCTGATTTTGTAAGTGTTAGCGTAGGCTTCAATACCCCTGAGGCAAATATTCCTTGGGGCCCTGCTTTCTTAGCGCCTATCGCCAAACGTGTACGCGATGAAGCTGGTATTCCCGTTGCGACGGCCTGGGGTGTAGACACACCAGAGCTTGCTAACGAGACTATCAAAAACCAACAGCTTGATGTTGTTATGGTAGGCAGAATGCACCTTACTAACCCGCATTGGACGTACTATGCGGCAAAACAGTTAGGCGTTGAGAAACCATCTTGGGTAATGCCTGCCCCCTATGCACACTGGTTAGAGCGCTATGCACCATCAGATGAACGGTAA